The region AGCGCTGACGCCGACTTTGGCGGAAAGCCAACTATTCGGCCATGAAAAAGGGGCGTTTACCGGCGCCGCGGGCAGTTCGTTCGGTGTGTTCCGTGCTGCCAACGGCGGCGTCGTGTTCCTCGACGAAGTCGGCGAGATGCCGCTCGACTTGCAGCCCAAGCTGCTGCGCGTCTTGCAGGAATGCGAAGTCACACCGGTAGGTGCGGCGCACCCGGTGAAAATCGACGTGCAGGTCGTCGCGGCCACGAACCGCGATCTCGAGGCCGAAGTCGCGGCAGGTCGATTCCGCGAAGACCTTTACTACCGCTTGTCCGTGGTCGAGTTCCACGTGCCGCCGCTGCGCGACCGGCGCGAGGACATCGGCGAATTCTGCCAATTCTTCTCGCGGATGTTCGCGGCCCGGTATGGTCGCGAAGAGTGGATCCCGCTGCCCGAGCAGCTCGAGCAATTCTGCGAATACCATTGGCCCGGCAACATCCGGCAGTTGGCGCACATCATCGAACAGTCATACGTGCTCGACTGTGCGCCGCAACTGCCGAACCGCCAGGCCATCAAGCCGGCACGACGATTCGC is a window of Pirellulales bacterium DNA encoding:
- a CDS encoding sigma-54 dependent transcriptional regulator, with translation MSISHERHADGSRSATPGAVPNRIAGVASGATDLLGSMVLGRNTQIRKIAEQVRRVAEFPCTALISGETGTGKELWAKLIHNCGPRAARPFIPVNCAALTPTLAESQLFGHEKGAFTGAAGSSFGVFRAANGGVVFLDEVGEMPLDLQPKLLRVLQECEVTPVGAAHPVKIDVQVVAATNRDLEAEVAAGRFREDLYYRLSVVEFHVPPLRDRREDIGEFCQFFSRMFAARYGREEWIPLPEQLEQFCEYHWPGNIRQLAHIIEQSYVLDCAPQLPNRQAIKPARRFALPYLNLQRLRNEAVRQALAATRGHKGRAAKLLGVHANTMTRLLGQLPEDAETGDGHAADKPATRN